AGAAGGCAGGTTTACAAGAAAAGATCTGGCAATACTTCACTGTTCTTCCAGGTATTCGCTCCGTTGGAGTAATGGGCGATGGACGTACTTATGACTATACGATTGGTATTCGTGCCGTAACCTCAATTGATGGGATGACTGCAGATTTTGCCCAAATTCCATGGGATGTACTTGGTCACATTTCAGATAGAATCGTCAATGAAGTAGATAACGTTAACCGCGTAGTTTACGATGTAACCAGTAAGCCACCTTCAACGATTGAATGGGAGTAATTTAATATATTAACATGAAGAGGGAACCCCAATATGACAGCATTTGAAGAGGGTCAATATTAGTAAAAAACACGGGTTAAAAGTAAGTTGTCTACCGAAAATTGAATATTTTGCTTACTTTTGTTGAAAAGTAAGTGACTGTTGTCCTACTTATCGTCAGTGATAAGTGGGGCATTTTTTGTTTCTGTTTGTTGCCACAAAAGAAATGCTGAAATCCAAACGGAGCAGTCTGTTTGATCGTTGTTGTTACTTATGACGAAAACATAAGTAAATCAGATATGAAATCTCGAAATGACCTTGAATGAAATCTCAAGGTACTCATTCTCGAATGCAATATCTGATCGGTCGCTAGGGTAAAGGGAAGACTATCAGGCCGCCCTTTCAAGCAGTATATAATATAATCAACAAATTAGTATATACCAATTAATACTGAGCAGAAACTAACCCGACGATTCATAAATTTAGTCAGCCGTTGTCGGTCGCAACCGAGTACTACGACGCTTTATCCCAAAGGTCAACCGATTGAGAAAATCACTGATGATGAGTTAATTCAAATTAACTGGTATTTGAACTCCAGGCCACTCAAATGTTTAAACTGGCGCACACTAATTGAGATCTTTTTGCGTAATCTGCGTCACTAACTTTGTTCAAGTTATTTCTTGCAATCTGCCGTTTGAAAAGAGATTAGCCTTGGCGGTTAGTCTCTTTTACTATCTGGTAAGTTGACTGCAAACAGAAAAAAGAGCCAAGCCGTCGTCAAAGTCGCTAAACCGTGCTATAATGTTATCGGATCTAAAAATACCACTAGTTATTAAATTTGGGAGGCAAGAATAACGATGAAGCGACTTAAATTTTTAGAAACTAAACGGACACCGCGTTATAGTTTGCGTAAGTTTAGCGTTGGTGTGGCTTCGTAACCATTTTTGGAATTAACTTTACAAATCATTCTGTAAAGGCAGCAACCACAGAAAGCGTTGGAACTAATACTCAGAAAGCAACTAATGCAACAGAAAAACAAAATGGTGCAAGTAACGATGTAACAGAAAAAGTTCAACAAAATGGTGCAAGTAACGATGTAACAGAAAAAGTTCAACAAAATGGTGCAAGTAACGATGTAACAGAAAAAGTTCAACAAAATGGTGCAAGTAACGATGTAACAGAAAAAGTTCAACAAAATGGTGCAAGTAACGATGTAACAGAAAAAGTTCAACAAAATGGTGCAAGTAACGATGTAACAGAAAAAGTTCAACAAAATAGTGCAAGTAACGATGTAACAGCTAATAATTCTGCAGAAGCTGCGACAACCTCACAATCTTTACCAAAGACGAAAGGTAGCGCTCACACTTATATTAGATCATTAGCAGCTAAATCAGCAGCGAAATTAGCAACTATGAATTTAATGCAAACTAATGGTATTAATGGTACTGATACTGACGGAAATGAAGCAGGTACTCCTGGTACTGATACTGGTACTGGTACTGACAGAAATGCAGGAGATACAGTAGATCAAAATAACATTAATGATCAGCCAGCTAAAGAAAATCAAAAATTGGCCAATGAGAATAATCTAACTTCTTCAGATAACTACAGTTCTAATATCTATAAAGGTACAGATGGAAAGTATTACAAGGTTGTAACTATTTATGGTAATGACTACGTTTACCATGCTGCTGATATTCAAGCTAATGGTGGGCAGACAGCTGCAGATACTAAAAATAATATCGATATTTCTAAAGAAGATTTAGGAAATGGTCAGACCCGTTGGACTGTTACTTTCTTTCCTAATAAGGGATTACAAAATGTTGGCGGTTCATTACATGGGTTAATTTCCGCAAAATTTGGTATTGCTCTCACTAAAGACTACCAAATCGTTGGTAATGTTGATATGAAAGTAATTAATGATCCTAATCAAAAATATACATATTATAAATTTGAGGACGGTAGCAATAGCCCTACTAGCATTACAGTACAAAATCCACAAAGTGAAGTAGACTTTTCATTTAATCCTAACACAGATGTTGATCCATATACTGGTTTAATTAATAATAGTAATACCTTGCCAGCTTATAACAATAAATATTTGCAACCCTCATACTATTTCACTACTGCTACTAATGCTGGTATTCAGAACTTATGGCAGACTTACTTTAAAGATGCTGATGAACGTAATAATGCATATGATAATTCCCCTTATCTAGGTGGCAATCATGACTTTCATTTTAGTACTGGTCAAATTGCAAATGAAACTGGAGTTGACGGTGCAAAACAAGGAGACCCAATCATTTATGACACACTGGGGGCTAGGAAGTTTAACAGTGAAGCTAATTCTAAGGGCGTATTTAGCAGTGATAACTTTAACCAAGCA
This is a stretch of genomic DNA from Lactobacillus crispatus. It encodes these proteins:
- a CDS encoding YSIRK-type signal peptide-containing protein encodes the protein MKRLKFLETKRTPRYSLRKFSVGVAS